ACCAGAAAGGTCAGCAGAATAAACATGATGGCATATTTTGCGGAGCGCATGGTTTTCTGATAATGGTCTATCGGAACCAGGAGATTCACTCCAAAAGATGCATTGTTTATATCGTAGGCATTATTTGTCCATTCCTGCGGAAAGTTTCTGTTCAGGTTCAGCACTTTCCAGTCAGCTTTAAATCCTTTATCTGAAATGCTGCGTGTATCCGGTAAAAATGCACCGTCAAAACTTGGTGTGGTATACGGACTCGTAACAGATACGTTGGTTTCTTTTCCGGTTGGAATAAATGACAATGCAGAACTGCCATTAATTAGCAGTGTAAAACTGAATTCGGTTTTCTGTACATCTTTTATAGTAATCGGTGCACTGAGTCCGGATGAAGCACCTGAATTTCCGCTTTGTGAAGGCACCGGAACGGTTTCCACCATATCTTTGTAACGGCTGAGATTATACTGCTGGTTATAGGAATGTATCAATATATCATTGTCTTTTATGCCCGGATTCATTTCTGTCTGCTGATTATTCAGCGTCACGATGACTTTGTTCTTTATACCTCTTAAGTCAGATATCGGCAGGGAAATATAGGCTTGTTCCCACAAAACAGCATCTTTTTCTATATTGAGTTTTGATTCATCGAAACCGCTAAAATGTCCGCTGAATGTGGCTTCGTTGGAATAAACCACCGCATTGTATATACCGCGTTTCCTAATTTCTGTCTTAGTATTGTTGGAGATATTCAGTTGTTCAGGCAGGAAATGAAGTGTTCCTGTTCCATCTGTGTAAATGGTTTCACCATTCGCATTGGTGCTTTTGAATTTTGTCTTGTAAGGAACATTTATAATAGGACCTGTCAGTGTTTGTGTATTTCCCCATTTACTTCCGACTTCTGCATTGACCTGGTTACTGCGTTCCTGTCGTTCACTGATTAATCCTTCAATCATACTGGTCGGAATTAACAGGATTAGCATGAGAAAACCAACGATAGCGAATTTTACAGTATAGGAGTTTTTAACCCAGTCAGAAAAAGTACTCATAGATTTTTTTGTAAATGTAATCTATGTCAGCATGCGTATTTGTTAGTATATGTTACTTTTTATAGGGGTTCTATTAATAAATGTAAAGTTTTTTTATCTTGCTGATATGAAGAATATAGGAGTATTTACATCAGGAGGAGATGCACCAGGCATGAACGCCTGCATACGCGCTGTAGTGCGGGCAGGAATACAGAAAGGATTAACGGTATTTGGAATTCAAAAAGGCTATGAAGGAATGATAGAAGGTGCCTTTATAGAAATGGATTCCCGTTCGGTAGGCAATATTATCCATCGGGGAGGAACTATACTGAAATCTGCCCGAAGTAAAAGTTTCATGACACCTGAAGGCAGAAAGTCTGCATACGAACAATTGTCCAAATACCATATAGATGGCATTGTTGCTATTGGCGGTGACGGCACGTTTAAAGGTGCCCGGGAATTTACAAAAGACTATGCTATTCCGTTTGTCGGCTTACCCGGAACCATAGATAATGATTTATTTGGTACGGACTTTACCATCGGTTATGATACGGCAGTGAATACCGCAGAAGCCATCGACAAGGTTCGGGATACCGCCACTTCGCACGGTCGATTATTTTTTATAGAAGTCATGGGCAGAGACGTGGGTTATATTGCCTTGGCAAGTGGCATCGCGGGAGGAGCGGAAGATATCTTTATTCCGGAAACACATACCGACTTACTGGCTGTTTCCGATAAATTAAAATGCTGTTCCCATAAGGAATCCTATATCATCGTTGTTTCAGAAGGGGATGATGCCGGGAGTGTCAGGGATATTGCCGACACTTT
The genomic region above belongs to Sphingobacteriales bacterium and contains:
- the creD gene encoding cell envelope integrity protein CreD → MSTFSDWVKNSYTVKFAIVGFLMLILLIPTSMIEGLISERQERSNQVNAEVGSKWGNTQTLTGPIINVPYKTKFKSTNANGETIYTDGTGTLHFLPEQLNISNNTKTEIRKRGIYNAVVYSNEATFSGHFSGFDESKLNIEKDAVLWEQAYISLPISDLRGIKNKVIVTLNNQQTEMNPGIKDNDILIHSYNQQYNLSRYKDMVETVPVPSQSGNSGASSGLSAPITIKDVQKTEFSFTLLINGSSALSFIPTGKETNVSVTSPYTTPSFDGAFLPDTRSISDKGFKADWKVLNLNRNFPQEWTNNAYDINNASFGVNLLVPIDHYQKTMRSAKYAIMFILLTFLVFVFAEILNGYKIHPVQYLLIGLALVVFYTLLLSLSEQIGFTKSYLVSSAAIILLITIYAKSIFRENKLMAVLAGILLILYGFLFIILRSEDYALLIGSIGLFIVLTVVMYLSRMVKWYREDT
- a CDS encoding 6-phosphofructokinase — its product is MKNIGVFTSGGDAPGMNACIRAVVRAGIQKGLTVFGIQKGYEGMIEGAFIEMDSRSVGNIIHRGGTILKSARSKSFMTPEGRKSAYEQLSKYHIDGIVAIGGDGTFKGAREFTKDYAIPFVGLPGTIDNDLFGTDFTIGYDTAVNTAEAIDKVRDTATSHGRLFFIEVMGRDVGYIALASGIAGGAEDIFIPETHTDLLAVSDKLKCCSHKESYIIVVSEGDDAGSVRDIADTFKGMHPEYDIKYLVLGHLLRGGNPSANDRILASRLGIEAVNALIAGNHNVMIGWKNSQFSYIPLQQAVKHHIDLDPKLSEILQLLSY